The genomic segment TGTTTATCTTGATGCCTCAGGCCTGCGGTCAGGATCTTCGTCCTCGCCTCTTCGATCTTCTTATTGTGGGTGTAGAGGGCCCCTCGAGGGGTGCCGGTGGTGCCGCTCGTGTAAAAGATAATGAAGGGGTCGTTTTCATCCACATCGGTCTCCGGCTCCGTTTCCGTAAATCGGGCGAGAAGATCGTCGTAAAAGGTCATCTCCGGAACCTTCTCTTCAAGGGAGATGAACTGTCCGATATCGGGAAGGCGCTCTTTCAGGGAATTCACCAAGGGGATGAGTTCCTTTCCTACGAAGAGGATCTTGACCCCAGAATCGGTGATGACCTCAATGAGCTCCCCCGCCTGGAGCCTGGGGCTGAAGGGCACGGCGATGAATCCGCCTTTCATGGCCGCGCCGTTGATTTCCGTGACCTCGAGGCAATTCCAGGAGAGGAGGCCGATGCCATCGCCCTTCTTCAGCCCCATCGCTTGAAGGGCATGGACGAGCCGGTTCACCTTGGCATTGAAGGCCGAAAAGGTGACCCTTTTCGGACCGTAGACGAAGGCCTCTTTGTCCGGGTACAGAAGCGCATTCCGGTAAAGGACGTCGGCATAGGTGCCGATCTTATAACGGCATAATTCTTGGAGGAGCTTTTTGACCATCGGTTTCTCCCTCCTGAACGTTGGGGGGTTCGAATTCCTTGGAGGGACGATCTTCACTTGATCACAGCGGGCAGGAAGAGGGCGATCTGGGGAAAGGCCACCAGAAGGATCACGAAGGCCAGGATCGTCAGGCAGAAGGGAAAGATCCCCTTGAAGATGGTCTCCATGGGAACGTCTTTGGCCACGCCGGCGATGATGTAGACGTTCATCCCGATGGGCGGGGTGATCATGGCCATCTCCACCAGGAGGACGATCAGGATGCCGAACCAGATGGGATCGAAGCCGAGGTTTTTGACCACGGGGAAGAAGATGGGGACCGTCAAAAGGACCATGGCCATCGTATCGATGAAACAGCCGAGGATGATATAGAGGAGGATGATACAGCCCATCACCAGGACGGGATGGATGCCCAGCCCCACGATGTAATTGGCCAGCTCCATGGGGATCGTGCTCACCGCGAAGAAGGGGATGAGGATGAAGGCGCCGAGGGCGCAGAAGAAGATCATTCCTGTCGTTTTCACAGCATCCGTGACGCTATCCTTGAGCCCCTGCCAGTTGATTTTCTTTCTGATGAGAGATAAGACGATTGCACCAAAAGCGGCTATGGCTCCTGCTTCTGTAGGGGTAAACCATCCGATGATCAACCCACCGAGCACCAGCACGATCAGGATTAACATCTCTCCACATTCAGCGGCGGCACTCAATTTTTCTTTGAAGGTGGTCTTCTCTCCACGAGGGGCAATCGAGGGATTGAGCCGTACCCGACCGTAGACCATCGCCATGAACATGAGGCTCAGGATGATCCCGGGGACGATGCCCGCAGTGAAGAGCTTCACGATAGAGGTCTCGGTAAGAATCCCGTAGATGATCATGATGGTGCTGGGCGGGATGAGAAATCCCAGGGTTCCCCCTGCGGCGATGCAGCCCGTGGCCAGGCTCGTATCATATTTGTAACTTCGCATGGCGGGGATGGCCGAGGTCCCGATGGTTGCGGCCGTGGCGATGCTCGAGGCGCTCACTGCCGAGAAGATGCTGCAGGCTCCGAGGGCGGCGATGGCCAGGCCCCCGGGCAATCGGCCGAAGATACTATAGGCCAACCTGAAAAGGCTCTGCCCAAGACCTGCCCGGAACAGGACCGTCCCCATGAGGAGGAAGAGCGGAAGGACCAACCAGTCATAATTGGAGATCAGCCCATAGGAGACCGTTCCCAGGACATTGAAGGCCGCCTTAAGGGTCGTGAGGTAGGCGAACCCGAGAAAGCCCACCAACATCATGGCTGCGCCGATGGGGACTCCCAGCAGCAGGAGAAGGAGGATGACGATTATCCCTAAGATACCGCAGAGGAACGGGCTCATGGCGTTCTAATCAACCTCCTTCCTCAGTAAGGTCTTGAAGGTCTCCACCAGATGAAGGGCAAAATAGCCCAAGAGAAGGAGACATCCCAAAACCAAGATCACCCTGAAAGGCGCAGCTGGAAGGTGAAGAATAGGGGTTTTCGAACCCCGCTTGATGACAGCGTCGTAGGTATAAAGCAGCGCCCCCCATCCCAGAAGCATGACGGCCGCAGAGCTGATCAGGAGGGAGAAGATCATGAAGACCGACCGGGCTCGTTTGGGAAGCCTGTGGATCAGGATCTCGATAATGATGTGGGAACGCTCCGCCTGGGTGTAGCTTAACGCAAAGGAGATGAGAAAGATTCCCGCGAGGCTAATGATCTCCACGCCCCCATACAAAGGAGAGGCGAAGAAGAGTCGGCCGATGACGTGGACCACCGTGACCAACATCATCACGACAAGGGAGACGGAGGAGACGAAGAGGGGAATCTTTTTAAACGTAAACTTTGAGGGAGAAGCCATCGGTTAATCCTCGCCCAGATCAGGTAAGGGTTCGCCCCCTCCCCGGAATGGGGTCGGAGGCGAACCCGTCAGGAGGGGATTGCTCCTACTTCCTGATGCTGTTGATAAACTCCAGCACCTTGGTCGCCGGGTACCCCTTGGCATCCAGGGCTGCCGCATGTCTCCGGTTGCTTGCATCCACCTTGGCGAACCAGGCCGCTTCTTCCGCAGGAGCCAGCTTGATAAACTCCACCCCCTGGCCTTTCGCATAATTCACGGCAGAGGCATCGGCCGCATCGAAGGCCTTGATCGATTCGCTTCTTCCCCATTCGAGGCTGGCATCGATGATCTTCTGTAGGTCCGGCGGAATCTTCTTCCAGCTGTCCCAGTTCATCACCATGAACCAGTTGCTTGAACAGTACATCCCGAATTCCGTGACATACTTGATGGGGATCTTAAAAGATTCGATGGCTTCTTTAAAGACCAGACCGCCGTGGACCGTCCCCTTCTGGATGCCGATGACCATGTCCGCACTGGTCATGCTGACCGGGGTACCCCCCAATTCTTTCAACGCATCGGAGGCTTCGGGAACAGGGGATCTCAAGGAGAGCCCTTTGAGGTCGGCCATGACCCGGACCGGTTTGGTGGTGGCCACCACCGCTGGCCCGGAGGCATGGGTCCATAAGACCTTGACGCTCTCCCATTCCTTTCGGAATTCGGGAAACTTTTTCCAGACCTCCAAGGTGATCCGGGAGGCTGTGGTGGCATCCGGCAGGCCGGCCAAGAACATGGAGATCATTCCGGTCAGCTCGGCCCCTGCCCTGGCATACCGGTAGCTGGCGCCGATATCTGCCACACCCTTTTCGATCCCGTCATAGGTCACAAAGGGACCAATCAGGGTGCCTCCGGGAAAGATCCGGAAGGTCAAACGGCCCTTGCTCTCCTCCTCGATCTTCTTGGCCCAGGCCGTGATCTGCTTGTCGTACATCGAGCCTGCAGGGGCCATATGGCTGATTCGGAGCTCCAGGGCGTCTGCCGTTTTCAGATAACCGCCAGAGAGGAGGGCGACTAAAAGTAGAGCAGCGAAGATTCCTAAGGTGCTTTTATTCATCCTTTCCACCTCCTTTGTGGTCTTTGGTGCCGATCGTTGGGTGTAAATCCTCTTTGGAAGAACATCGTGGCCAATCCTTGGGTTTTCGAACCATTCCGTTATTTCGTTGTCGAGGGTGCATCACCTCCTTAAAAGATCGTTTGCTTCGAGCTATGATACCCCTTGGGAGGAGATCGAGGTCTCAAGCCCGGAGTAGAGATGAATCCTCATCTCTTTTCGAGAAATTGCCTCTTCAACTCCCTTTTCAGAATCTTTCCCGCCGGGCTTTTCGGCATCTCTTGAACCAGGATGTATTCCTTCGGGACTTTAAAAGGAGAGAGGCGAGATTTCAAGAAGAGTTTGAGCTCATCGGGTGAAACGGTCTGCCCAGGTTTGGGGACGATAAAGGCGGTCACCCGCTCGCCCCATTCTTTATCCGGCAAGCCCACCACAGCGCACTCCTGAATCTCAGGGCGAGTGTAGAGCACCTCTTCAACCTCTCGCGGATAGACGTTCTCCCCTCCCGTGATGATCATATCCTTGAGACGATCGACAATATACAAATAGCCATTTTCATCGAAGAGGCCGATATCGCCCGATCGGAGCCATCCCCCCTCCCAAAAGGCGGCGAGGTTCCCCTCCGGATTGTTCAGGTAGCCTTTCATCACAATGGGCCCACGGAAACAGATCTCGCCCTCGCGTCCTCGCTCCACCAAATGACCTTCGGTGTCGCGGATCTGGACTTCAACCCCATGGATCGGCTGTCCCACCGAACCCACGACATGCCAGTCGGGGTAATAATGATTGTAGGTCACGGGCATCCCTTCGGTCATGCCATAAGATTCGCAGATTTTGATTCCCGTCCGTTCTTTCCACTGTTTGACGATCTCCCTGGGGAGAGAAGCGGCGGCAGAGAAGCAGTATCGAAGTCTGCCCAATTTTTCGCTCAGGTCGCTCACGCCGAGGAGGCGGACATAGACGGTGGGCACGGCAAAGAATTTGGTGACCCGACCGGCGGCCATCAGCTCAAGGGTCCTTCCAAGATCGAAGGAGGGAAGGATTTCCAAACACCCCCCGGAAAGGATGGTGGCGTTCATAATATGGATTTGACCGAAGACGTGGTTGAAGGGCATGAAACATAGGGCCCGGTCGTTTTCGGTATTGCGCTCGAAGTGGGCGATGCTGAAACTGGAGAAGCCGATCCCTTCATGGGTGAGCATGGCCCCTTTCGGGGTGCCCGTTGTCCCTCCCGTATAGAGGATGGCGGCCGTATCCGTCCGGTCTCGGTCGATGGCTTTGAAGTCCGAAGAACCCGATTCCGTCAACCGGGACAAAGAGAGGTCTCCATTGGGTGAAACGATCTTTTCCAACCCGATGGTCTCTCTTAATCTATAAAGTTCATCCAGTTTCTCGTCGTAGGTGAATAGGATTTTTGGTCTCGAATGGCCTACCAAAAGGGAGAGTTCGTTTCCTCTTAGAAGGCTCGAATAGGTGATGGCGACCGCGCCAGCCTTTAATACCCCGAAATAGACCGCGATCCAATCGGTCGAATTGGGGAAGAGAAGGCCAACGAAATCCCCAGGTTTAACCCCCATTTTCAAAAGGGCTGTTGCGATTCTATTGGCCCTCTCATTGAGCTGTTTATAGGTGATGGTTTGATCATTTTCACATACGGCGGGCCTTTCCGGAAAGAAGAAGGCAGATCTTTCGAGGTTGGAGGCAAGGTTCATTTAACTCCTCTCATGGCTAAACCTCATAGTATTTTAACCCATTGAATTTATAAAATATTTTTTTAATTTCGAGGCGCCCTCCGAAAGAATGGTCTAATATTTATATCATTTTTAAATATTTGTCAATATTATTTTGCAAAAAGTTCCCATTTGTAGTATGATTGCTACCAATGACAGCCAAATTTAACCCTGTTAAACAGTCAAGGGTTTCAGAAGGGGTGATCAACCAGATCAAAAATTCCATCCTTCTCGGCCAGTTCAAGGCGGGCGAACGGTTGCCCTCGGAAAGGGAGCTTGCCGAGGAGTTCAGGGTGAGCCGGATGGCGATCCGGGAGGCCCTCCGAGCCCTGGAGTTATCGGGTTTCATCGAGACCCGACAGGGAATCAATGGCGGAGCCTTTGTAACGGATCTCACCTTTGAACACCTGGGCAATGCCTTTCTCGACCTCTTCTTGGCCGACAAGATCTCCATCCCCGAGATGTTACAGGTTCGCCTCCTCATCGAACCGGAGGTCGCCCGGCTTGCCACCCAGAACATCAATCCGACCTCAATTCAGAGATTGAGAGAGGCCCTTGAGCTGGAAGAACTCCCTCCCACCTCCTTACTTCACGATGTCGAGATCAAACAGAACTTCCATTTCATCCTGGCCGAGATGGCGGGCAACCGGTTCTTCGAGGCCATCGTAAGGTCCCTCTTGAAGTTGACCAAAAATTTGGTCTTGGGAGTGGATGTGGGGCCCCGTTTCATTCACCCTGCAGGGATGCATCGAAAGGTGGCAGAGGCCGTTTTTTCAGGAAATCCTGAAGAGGCTTATGAGGCGATGAGGCGACACACCCTCGAATTCGGTGAAAAACTGATCGAATTGGAGAAGACCTATCGACAGAGGAAGGCCCTTCTCTCCTACGAAGGCCCGTTCTCCGATCGATAAATCTCCTTCCCCTTTCTTTTTAGATAATAAAAGAGCCCCTTCGAAATTCCGTAACCCAGCAAGACTCCGGCCAGGATATCGGTAGGGTAATGGAGCCCCAGATAGAGGCGGCTCCATGCGATGAATCCCGCCAAGATATAAAAAACGATCGCGTATCGAGGATACCTCTGGGAAAAGAAGGCCGCCATCATAAAGCCTAAAGCGGAATGGGCACTGGGAAAACTGGGGTCGAGGATCTCTCCTGGACCGAAGGATAGTTTCGAACCGATCTCTGGCAGGAAATGAAGGGGCCTCTGGCGCTGGACGAGAAACTTCAGACCATAGATCACGACCAACTGGATCCCATAAAGGGAGAGGAGATGGGGAAAGGCCTTTCTCTGTCTGGGGAGGACCAGGCTGAGCCCCAGAAGGGCGATGACGGCAAGATGGCTCCCGAGATGGGTGAGCCAAGGAAGGAGATGATCGAGTAGCGGGCTGCTCCACCACCCGTTGGCCCAACGCATGAATTGCAATTCCCAATCCATCTCGACGTGTCTGGGTCAATCCTCCGTGAAGGTTTGGGTTAAACGGGAAGTTTGGGAATCACATCGGCCAGGTTCTCGCTCCGAACGGAGACGCTGGCGATCTTTTCAAGGTCGGGACAGGAAGGGTTAAAGGCCACCGAAAAGCCAACCCTCTGAAACATCTCCAGGTCGCCGTGGCTGTCACCGATGGCAAGGGCCTCTTCGGGAGGGAGATTGAACCGGGTGAGGATCCTCCCCACCCACTCCGCCTTCTGGTCATAGTGGACCCGGATGTTCACCTTTCCGTTTAAGACCCCATCTTCCAAAAGGAGCTCGTTGGCAACGGAAAAGTCAAAACCGAATCGTTGATGGACCCAGTCGGAGAGAAGGGATAGGCCGGAGGAGATGATGGAAAGTTTCAACCCTTTTGTCTTCAGATAGGAGATCAATTCTTCAGCCCCAGGGTAGAAAGGAACGGTTTGGATGATCCGCCTCAACTCATCCACCCTCATCCCTCTCCAGACCTCGGCATCGCGTTCGCAAAATTCCTGGTAGGAGATCTTTCCCGCCAAAAACTGCCTCTGATACTCCTCGGCCTGGCCATGCCACTTCCCCAGGCGGACATGGATATATTCCCAGATGGATCGTTCCTTCGTAAGCGTCCCATCCAGATCGAAGATGGCTAACCTGTAGGTGCCACTTTTTCCCATGGCAAAAGGGTCATTCAGGGGTTGCCTTCCCAAGGCCGGGGCCCTTGGGGAGAAGAAAAAAGGCCCCCTTTTTGGAGGGTAAGGAATCGGCGGTCTTCCTACCCTTTTTTCCACTCGTCCCAGGGATAGTCGATCAGCTCCAGGAGCACGCCGTTCACCGTTTTGGGATGGATGAACGTATATTTGCAGTTCCGAAAGGTCCTCATCCCTCCGACAAATTGGTAGCCTTTTGCCTTCAACTCCTCGGTCGCCTCTTCGGTGTTGTCGACATTGAGGCTGAGGACCATCATCCCCTCGCCCTTTTTTTCGATGTACTTCGTCACCTCGCCATCCGGTGTGGTCGATTCCATCAGTTCGAAACCGACCTCCCCGATCCAGTATCGGGCCACCCTGATCTTTTCCGTCTCGTCAATATAGGAGTCGTCGGGCCCGGACTTTCCGAGGATAGGCTCCCAGATCTTTCGGGCCGCCTCAAGGTCTTTGACGGCAATGCAGATGTGATCTATCTTGTTGACTTTCATCGGAGGCCTCGTCCTTTCCCCTCGAAGGTTGTTTTCCCTGTGATTTCCGACCGATCAAAAGCTGACTTTAAATTTTTGGCTCAGATAAGCGAGGGACTCGTCAATCGCATCGGCCACGAAGTCGAGGTCCTGATCGGTATGACGGTAACAGATGTATCCGTGATGATGGGGGGCGAAGAAGATTCCCCTCCGGATGAGCTGGGTGTAGAAGGTCTCCCTTCTGGCCCGATGGGTCTCGGCCTTGTCCCGCTTGAAGGTGATGAAGAACATCGGCGCCACCCCGCTCAATTCGGCTCCGACCTCATACTTGTCGACGATGGTCTGGAGCTTTTTTAAAAAACGTCCTCCCCTCTCCCAGATCTTATCAAGGACCTTGTCCCGCTCGAGGATCTCGATCGTCTTGAGGGCGGCGATGAACCCGTCGCTGTTCGGGAAGAAGGTGGAGGAGATGAAGAGCTTCTGGGCCGCCGCCATCATGACCTCGGCCTTTCCGGTCACGACGCTGATCGCATATCCGTTGGCCATCCCCTTTCCGAGGACGGCCAGATCTGGGGTCACGCCGTAAAGCTGCTGGGCCCCTCCGAGACGAAGCCTGAAGCCCGTCCGGATCTCGTCGAAGATCAGGACCGCGCCATATTTCGTGGCCAGCGCCCTCACCCCTTCGAGGAAGCCGGGCTTGGGTTCCTCCATCTTCTGGTGGAGGGGATGGCCGAAAGGGGTCAGGATGATGGCCGCGGTCTGATCGCCGTGCTGTTTCATCAGGTCCTCGAGCTGATCGAGATCGTTATATCGGAACTCATAGACGTCCTCGTATAACTTCGGGGGGATCCCGCCTTTCATCTCGACACACCAGTCGTGCCAACCGTGATAACCACACCGGATCACCTTGATCCGGTTGGTGTGGGCCCGGGCGATCCGGATGCTGGCCGTGGTGGCATCGGAGCCGGTCTTCAAAAAGATGGACATCTCGGAGCAGGGGACGATCTGGCTCAGCTTCTTCGCCAGTTCGTTCTGGTATCTCTGGGTGAGGGTGAAGCAGAACCCCTTCTCCCGGATCTGTCGGATCACCGCTTCGTCCACCTCTTCCTCCCGGTAGCCCAGGATGATCGGCCCGTAGCCGCAGAGAAAGTCGATGTACTCGTTGCCGTCCACATCGATCAGACGGCAGCCCTTGCCGTATTCGAGGAAGATGGGATATTCGCCCTCGATGAAGTCGCTCGGTTTGCGGGCGCCGAGGACCCCGCCCGGCACCAATGTTTTGGCCTCCTCAAAGAGTTCCAGACTTCGACGGATATTCAACCTTTCCACGTTCTTCATCGGTGTCGTCTCCTTGCAAGCTCATGATTGGGTTAAAGGGAGAGGATCGACCGGATCGTCTCGGTCAGGTGGATTTTTGCCCCTCTCTGAATCATCGCCGATAGAAACTTCTTTGGATCGATACAGCCTTCCGGGGCGACGACCCCTTTTACGGTCACATCGCCTGCGGCCATCATCAGGGCGGCAATCGAGGCGGGAAGTCCGGTTCCCGGCGCCATTCGGCCCGCCATATCAGCGGTATAGGTCACCCCTTTCCCCTGCCGCTCGCCCTTGACGATCACCTTCAGGCCCGAGGATTGGGGCCCCCGATCTCGGTTCTGGGGGATGGTGCCCCAGAGCTGAAGGGTGAGGTCGTAGGGGGCGACCTTGGCGCCCTTGACCTCGATCGGTTCCTTGCTCAGAAAGCCCGTATCCCTCTGCTCCTTGATCAGGTCGTCGACCCAGGCTGGGATGAGGGCGCCTTTGATCACCACGTTCTTGACCCCTGGGAGGTAGCGAGGGATGGTGAGGGGCTGGGGATGGCCCACATACCGGACCTTGCAGACCCCGAGGGGCTCGAGGAACTCGGCCATCTCCTCTCCCGTTCCCCCTTCCACGTAAACGAGTTTCCCATCGAGATACTGGGGGATCTGTCCGAGGGTCATGTGGAGGCTGTGATCCCAGGCCGCTCCCGAGAGCTCCGCAATGCTGACGACCCAGAAGAGGGCGATGTCCTCCACCCGGTCGAGTTGTTCGGCGAAGTATTTGACGAGGACGTTGTTCGTTCCGGGGTCGGAGCCCATCCCCGTGAGAACGGTGATCCCCGCGGCCCTGGCCGCTTGGTCGATCTCGGAGGAGAAGAGGATCTCCGTGGCCTCGTAATCATCGCAGATATCGATGTAGTTGACCTTGGCTTCGACCGCCGCGCGGGCCACGGCGACCGCCGTCTTATAGAAAGGGCCGGCACAGTTGATGACCACGTCGGCCTCTCGGATGGCCTCCACCATGCCCCGAGGGTCATTCACATCGATCCTTTTGAGCTGGACCTTATCGCTGGTGCGGAGTTTCTCCTGCACCCGGCCGGGATCGACATTGATGTCCCCCAAAATCACTTGTTTCACCTTGTCCTGCTTGACGAGGTCACGGGCCACTCCCTGACCCATGCCTCCTGTGCCACCGACCACCAATGCCTTCATGCTGAGGTCCTCCGTCTGGGGTTTTGTTCTATGGGTTGAGCGGGATCCTTCCTCGCAGGGCTTCTCCTACTCCATTCCCCTCATTTGTCTCCGACCCCCTTCTTTTTCTCCTCGATCGCTTTCAAGATCTTGTCGGGCGTGATGGGAAATTCGTGGAAGTAATAACCGACCGCATTGGAGATGGCGCCGCAGTAGGCCTGGGCCGCGCTCATCGCCACCGACATCCCGGCCTCCTTGGCGCCGTAGGGGCCATTGGGATCGATCGTCTCGACGATGATATTGTTGATCTTCGGCATGTCGATCGCGAGGGGCAGAAGATAGCCGAGCTGGGTCGGGTTCAAGACCCTTCCTTCATGCCACTGGAGGAACTCCGTGAGCATGCCGCCCTGTCCTCCCATGGCCACACCGCCCTCGAACTGTCCCTCGATCAGCTTCGGATTGAGGGCATAGCCGACATCCTGAGAGGCCGTCACCTCCAGGACCTCCACCTGGCCCGTTTCGGGGTCGACCTTGACCTCGCAGATGACCGTGCCGAAGGAGAAGGTCTCCGAGAGCTGACCGTAGGGATTTTTGACCCACTCCCGCTTCCAGTCCACCTTGGGCCAGTAGGACCCAGATCCGCTCACCGACTCGTTTCGGGAAAGGGCCATCCGCACCGCCTTGTCGATGCCGATGGATTGTTCGGGATTTCGGGTGACGAAGATCTTTCGGTCCTTCGCGCTCAGCTCCTCCTCGGCCACCCCGAGCTCTTCGGCGACGATTTTGAAGAGTTTCTTCTTCACGTCCTGGGCGGCCAGGCGCACGGCATTTCCTCCGATGAAGGTCTCGCACATCGAGTACGACCCGGGATCGCTGGGCGTGACCTCGGTATCGGCATTGATGAGCTGGATGTCGTCCGGGGTGAGGCCCAGCTCTTCGGCGACGATCTGGACCACCATGTGGTCGTTGCCCTGACCGTTGTCCACGATCCCGGTGATCACGGTGGCGCCGCCGTCCTCGTTCAGCTTGATGAAGGCCTGGGAGCCTCCCCGGATGCCCATCGGAAATCCGGTCTGGACGGAGTTGCAGCCGATGCCGATGCCGTGATAAGGGGGCAGTTTCCCGAACTTCTCGGACCAGCGGGCCTTCTCGGCAGATCGCAGGATCGTCTCCGTGAGGCCGCAGCTCGATACATAGGAGCGGGTCGGCGTCATGTCGCCCGCCTGCCGGGCGTTTCGGAGTCTCATCGTCACCGGATCGATCCCCAGCTGCTCGCCGAGCATATCGAGCTGGAGATCGACGCCGCAGGCAAAGGCCCTCCCATGGGTTCGGAACATGCCCCGGATCGGTTTGTTCGTCAGGATCCGGTAGCCATTGTACCGGACGTTCTCCATGCGGTAGGCCTGCTCCATGCAGAGGAAGGGGACCGAGGTGGCGATCGGACCCGTAGAGCTATAGGCCCCTCCATCCATGTAGCAGGTGATGTCGCGGGCGATCACCCTCCCTTCCCGGTCCACGCCGGTTTTGATCCGGGTGATCATGGAGTGGGCCTGTCTCGTGCAGACCGTGTTCTCCTCCCGGGAATAGACGATCTTGACAGGCCTCTGGGATTTC from the Thermodesulfobacteriota bacterium genome contains:
- a CDS encoding xanthine dehydrogenase family protein molybdopterin-binding subunit; this translates as MERFSYIGKDMKRIDATSKATGEAHFTADLSLPRMLVGKILRSPHAHARIVSIDTSKAERLPGVKAVVTAKDTTGEKWGVFKYTQDQQFLPTDKVRYVGEEVAAVAAIDEDTALEALSLIEVTYEVLPAVFTIEEAMAPGAPQLHDLYPNNINIHVHINVGDVEKGFARSYLVREDTFTAPEDSYFQGEPYAVVAQFDHAGNLEIWMPNAGPHLKAKPLSNVLKMPLNKVRVRKITIGGAFGGRSEISPADVICALLAKKSQRPVKIVYSREENTVCTRQAHSMITRIKTGVDREGRVIARDITCYMDGGAYSSTGPIATSVPFLCMEQAYRMENVRYNGYRILTNKPIRGMFRTHGRAFACGVDLQLDMLGEQLGIDPVTMRLRNARQAGDMTPTRSYVSSCGLTETILRSAEKARWSEKFGKLPPYHGIGIGCNSVQTGFPMGIRGGSQAFIKLNEDGGATVITGIVDNGQGNDHMVVQIVAEELGLTPDDIQLINADTEVTPSDPGSYSMCETFIGGNAVRLAAQDVKKKLFKIVAEELGVAEEELSAKDRKIFVTRNPEQSIGIDKAVRMALSRNESVSGSGSYWPKVDWKREWVKNPYGQLSETFSFGTVICEVKVDPETGQVEVLEVTASQDVGYALNPKLIEGQFEGGVAMGGQGGMLTEFLQWHEGRVLNPTQLGYLLPLAIDMPKINNIIVETIDPNGPYGAKEAGMSVAMSAAQAYCGAISNAVGYYFHEFPITPDKILKAIEEKKKGVGDK